The following are encoded in a window of Kitasatospora fiedleri genomic DNA:
- a CDS encoding ATP-dependent Clp protease proteolytic subunit, with protein sequence MNIPSLSGAKARLEDMRAEGRYIVPRFVERTSQGIREYDPYAKLFEERIIFLGSQVDDVSANDIMAQLICLESMDPDRDISLYINSPGGSFTALTAIYDTMQFVKPDIQTVCMGQAASAAAVILAAGTPGKRLALPNARILIHQPYTETGRGQVSDLEIQAKEIFRMREQLENMLAKHSSKDVEQVREDIERDKILTAEESLEYGLIDQIVSTRKNSYTD encoded by the coding sequence ATGAACATCCCCAGCCTGTCCGGTGCCAAGGCCCGCCTGGAGGACATGCGCGCCGAGGGCCGCTACATCGTCCCGCGGTTCGTCGAGCGCACCTCGCAGGGCATCCGCGAGTACGACCCGTACGCCAAGCTGTTCGAGGAGCGCATCATCTTCCTCGGCTCGCAGGTGGACGACGTCTCGGCGAACGACATCATGGCGCAGCTGATCTGCCTGGAGTCGATGGACCCGGACCGGGACATCTCGCTCTACATCAACTCGCCCGGCGGCTCGTTCACCGCGCTGACCGCGATCTACGACACCATGCAGTTCGTGAAGCCGGACATCCAGACGGTCTGCATGGGCCAGGCGGCCTCGGCCGCCGCGGTGATCCTGGCCGCCGGCACCCCCGGCAAGCGCCTCGCGCTGCCGAACGCCCGCATCCTGATCCACCAGCCGTACACCGAGACCGGCCGCGGCCAGGTGTCGGACCTGGAGATCCAGGCCAAGGAGATCTTCCGGATGCGCGAGCAGCTGGAGAACATGCTGGCCAAGCACTCCAGCAAGGACGTCGAGCAGGTCCGCGAGGACATCGAGCGCGACAAGATCCTCACCGCCGAGGAGTCGCTGGAGTACGGGCTGATCGACCAGATCGTCTCGACCCGGAAGAACTCGTACACCGACTGA
- a CDS encoding M23 family metallopeptidase, whose product MSVQGKHRKPRLTTIARIAIAAGVVGAAVGLPVSAASAHGTADHQDGGRQWANVSVDATPVADTTGHPAGDAAAQTYKVAAGDTLSKIATAKNVDGGWEKLYQDNRAVIGGNPNLIYPGQQLAVNGQAAPATSATTSSDAAATAAAPKAQAKTEAPAPAKTEVKTKTEAKTEKSSAAKSSTATASTGSSSAGSAASSSSGYVAPAPGSVTTGYKVAGSSWSSGYHTGIDFPVSTGTSLKAIANGTVVSAGNGGAYGNQVVIKLADGKYAQYAHLSSISVSAGQSVTAGQQIGLSGATGNVTGPHLHFEIRTTPDYGSDIDPVAYLAAHGVNV is encoded by the coding sequence ATGTCCGTCCAGGGCAAGCACCGCAAGCCGCGCCTGACCACCATCGCCCGCATCGCCATCGCCGCCGGCGTGGTGGGTGCCGCGGTCGGCCTCCCGGTCTCCGCCGCCTCCGCGCACGGCACCGCCGACCACCAGGACGGCGGCCGCCAGTGGGCCAACGTCTCGGTCGACGCCACCCCCGTCGCCGACACCACCGGCCACCCCGCCGGTGACGCCGCCGCGCAGACCTACAAGGTCGCCGCCGGCGACACCCTCTCGAAGATCGCCACCGCGAAGAACGTGGACGGCGGCTGGGAGAAGCTCTACCAGGACAACCGCGCGGTCATCGGCGGCAACCCGAACCTGATCTACCCCGGCCAGCAGCTGGCCGTCAACGGCCAGGCCGCCCCGGCGACTTCGGCCACCACCTCCTCGGACGCCGCGGCCACCGCCGCCGCCCCGAAGGCGCAGGCCAAGACCGAGGCCCCGGCTCCGGCCAAGACCGAGGTCAAGACCAAGACCGAGGCCAAGACCGAGAAGTCGTCCGCGGCGAAGTCGTCGACCGCCACCGCCTCCACCGGTTCGAGCAGCGCCGGCTCCGCCGCGAGCTCCTCCTCCGGCTACGTCGCCCCCGCGCCGGGCAGCGTCACCACCGGTTACAAGGTGGCGGGCTCCAGCTGGTCCAGCGGCTACCACACCGGCATCGACTTCCCGGTCTCCACCGGCACCAGCCTGAAGGCGATCGCCAACGGCACCGTGGTCTCGGCCGGCAACGGCGGCGCCTACGGCAACCAGGTCGTCATCAAGCTCGCCGACGGCAAGTACGCCCAGTACGCGCACCTCTCCTCGATCTCCGTCTCGGCCGGCCAGTCCGTGACGGCGGGGCAGCAGATCGGCCTGTCCGGCGCCACCGGCAACGTCACCGGCCCGCACCTGCACTTCGAGATCCGCACCACCCCGGACTACGGCTCCGACATCGACCCGGTCGCCTACCTGGCGGCCCACGGCGTCAACGTCTGA
- a CDS encoding PP2C family protein-serine/threonine phosphatase yields MRTALYRARRRLRRTGVDYFRGDGADWWAFAALALAVPLLVLLNILVPDWAPPTALVLPVLAGALLLRPGTLVLLYAAAAAGLITESLVHTGERVASPQPEAYAHGVTPGAALVVGAVGVAGLLVAQFRRRIGVPWRGGSTMLFDLRERIRVQGRVPQLPDGWHTDTALRPAGGQSFSGDFMVAARTGPVLEVVLADVSGKGMDAGSRALLLSGAFGGLLGSLPAHDFLPAANGYLLRQDWEEGFATAVHLVLDLDTGEYELLSAGHLPGMHRLAGAGHWEVKEAEGPLLGVYDGAKFEGVRGTLGPGDVLMLCTDGMVEIPGRDLGEGMDRLMGEADRLVATIPAAGRPGAAVRLIDSVAKHVNDDRAVLLVWRR; encoded by the coding sequence CTGCGCACCGCGCTGTACCGGGCCCGGCGCAGGCTGCGCCGCACCGGGGTCGACTACTTCCGCGGCGACGGCGCCGACTGGTGGGCGTTCGCCGCGCTCGCCCTGGCCGTCCCGCTGCTGGTGCTGCTCAACATCCTCGTCCCGGACTGGGCCCCGCCCACCGCCCTGGTCCTGCCGGTGCTGGCCGGCGCGCTGCTGCTGCGCCCCGGCACCCTGGTGCTGCTGTACGCCGCCGCGGCCGCCGGGCTGATCACCGAGTCCCTGGTGCACACCGGCGAGCGGGTGGCCAGCCCGCAGCCCGAGGCGTACGCCCACGGCGTCACCCCGGGCGCCGCCCTGGTGGTCGGCGCGGTCGGCGTCGCCGGGCTGCTGGTCGCCCAGTTCCGCCGCCGGATCGGCGTGCCCTGGCGCGGCGGCTCCACCATGCTCTTCGACCTGCGCGAACGGATCAGGGTCCAGGGCCGCGTCCCGCAGCTGCCCGACGGCTGGCACACCGACACCGCGCTCCGCCCGGCCGGCGGCCAGTCCTTCTCCGGCGACTTCATGGTCGCCGCCCGCACCGGCCCGGTGCTCGAAGTCGTCCTCGCCGACGTCTCCGGCAAGGGCATGGACGCCGGCAGCCGCGCCCTGCTGCTCTCCGGAGCCTTCGGCGGGCTGCTCGGCTCGCTGCCCGCCCACGACTTCCTGCCCGCCGCCAACGGCTACCTGCTGCGCCAGGACTGGGAGGAGGGCTTCGCCACCGCCGTCCACCTGGTCCTCGACCTGGACACCGGCGAGTACGAACTCCTCTCCGCCGGGCACCTGCCCGGCATGCACCGGCTGGCCGGGGCCGGCCACTGGGAGGTCAAGGAGGCCGAGGGCCCGCTGCTCGGCGTCTACGACGGCGCCAAGTTCGAGGGCGTGCGCGGTACTTTGGGCCCCGGCGACGTGCTGATGCTGTGCACCGACGGCATGGTGGAGATCCCCGGCCGGGACTTGGGCGAGGGCATGGACCGGCTGATGGGCGAGGCCGACCGGCTGGTCGCCACCATCCCGGCGGCCGGGCGCCCCGGGGCCGCGGTCCGGCTGATCGACAGCGTGGCCAAGCACGTCAACGACGACCGCGCGGTGCTGCTGGTCTGGCGCCGCTGA
- a CDS encoding biotin transporter BioY, protein MAIAAPTPSTAVLADLLPQASTRLGARARDLALVAGGAALTGLAAQLSVPVPGSPVPVTGQTFAALLVGTALGARRGAAALGLYLLAGAAGLPWFAQGTSGAGLATLGYVIGFVVAAALTGALARRGADRGPLRTAGAMVLGSLAIYAVGVPYLAFALDVPLARAAHLGLYPYLVGDALKVVLAMGALPLTWKLLGRR, encoded by the coding sequence ATGGCCATCGCCGCGCCGACACCCTCCACCGCCGTCCTCGCCGACCTGCTGCCGCAGGCGTCCACCCGGCTCGGTGCGCGCGCCCGCGACCTGGCCCTGGTGGCCGGCGGCGCCGCGCTGACCGGCCTGGCCGCGCAGCTGTCGGTGCCCGTCCCCGGCTCGCCGGTCCCGGTGACCGGGCAGACCTTCGCCGCCCTGCTGGTCGGCACCGCGCTCGGCGCCCGCCGCGGCGCCGCCGCCCTCGGCCTCTACCTGCTGGCCGGCGCGGCCGGCCTGCCGTGGTTCGCCCAGGGCACCTCCGGCGCGGGCCTGGCCACCCTCGGCTACGTGATCGGCTTCGTGGTCGCCGCCGCGCTGACCGGCGCGCTGGCCCGCCGCGGCGCCGACCGCGGCCCGCTGCGCACCGCGGGCGCGATGGTGCTCGGCAGCCTGGCCATCTACGCCGTCGGCGTGCCCTACCTGGCCTTCGCCCTGGACGTCCCGCTGGCCCGGGCCGCCCACCTCGGTCTGTACCCGTACCTGGTCGGCGACGCGCTCAAGGTGGTGCTCGCGATGGGCGCCCTCCCGCTCACCTGGAAACTGCTCGGCCGCCGCTGA
- a CDS encoding ribose-5-phosphate isomerase: MRVYLGSDHAGYELKNHLVEWLKGAGHEPVDCGPHVYDAEDDYPPFCLRAAERTAADPEALGVVIGGSGNGEAIAANKVKGVRAALAWSEQTAALGREHNNANVISVGGRMHTLDEATAFVEVFLNTPYSGEPRHTRRIDMLSEYETTGELPPIPAHHPQG; encoded by the coding sequence ATGCGCGTCTACCTGGGCTCCGACCACGCCGGATACGAACTGAAGAACCACCTCGTCGAGTGGCTGAAGGGGGCCGGACACGAGCCGGTCGACTGCGGCCCGCACGTCTACGACGCCGAGGACGACTACCCGCCGTTCTGCCTCCGGGCGGCCGAGCGCACCGCCGCCGACCCCGAGGCGCTGGGCGTGGTGATCGGCGGCTCCGGCAACGGCGAGGCGATCGCCGCCAACAAGGTCAAGGGCGTCCGGGCCGCCCTCGCCTGGAGCGAGCAGACCGCGGCCCTCGGCCGCGAGCACAACAACGCCAACGTCATCTCGGTCGGCGGCCGGATGCACACCCTGGACGAGGCCACCGCGTTCGTCGAGGTCTTCCTCAACACCCCGTACAGCGGCGAGCCGAGGCACACCCGCCGGATCGACATGCTGTCCGAGTACGAGACCACCGGCGAGCTCCCGCCGATCCCGGCCCACCACCCGCAGGGCTGA
- the tig gene encoding trigger factor, whose protein sequence is MKSAVETLNPTRVRLTVEVPFEELKPSLDAAYKKINQQVTVPGFRKGKIPNKVIDQRFGRGAVLEEAVNDALPRFYTQAVDEGQIDVLGQPDITEIEGVENLADGGDLKFTAEVDVRPEVTLPDFSEIAVVVDPIEVGDEDVEKSLEQLRERFASVKDVERAAGENDIVVIDLEAKVDGEVPEDGTATGVSYEIGSGRLLDGIDEAVVGLSAGESKTFTTTLKGGTQVGKDSEVTVTVTTVQEKELPALDDEFAQLASEFDTLEELRADSVKRLERMKEFDQATQAQEKVLDELLSRVEMDYPEKLLADEIGTRKHNLEHHQLEPMGLTLDTYLASQDKSREDYEKETEEQAKKGIKTQFVLDQIVKNEELGVNQEELTEHLVRRAAGSGLTPDQFAQQVVQGGQVQLLVGEVARGKALALVVEAAKVTDTNGETVSFEDEEEETTEAAESTEAAAEETSEESAGA, encoded by the coding sequence GTGAAGAGCGCCGTCGAGACTCTGAACCCCACCCGGGTTCGACTCACCGTCGAGGTGCCCTTCGAGGAGCTCAAGCCCAGCCTCGACGCGGCGTACAAGAAGATCAACCAGCAGGTCACCGTTCCGGGCTTCCGCAAGGGCAAGATCCCGAACAAGGTGATCGACCAGCGCTTCGGTCGTGGCGCGGTGCTGGAGGAGGCCGTCAACGACGCGCTTCCGCGCTTCTACACGCAGGCAGTCGACGAGGGCCAGATCGACGTTCTGGGCCAGCCCGACATCACCGAGATCGAGGGTGTCGAGAACCTGGCGGACGGCGGGGACCTCAAGTTCACCGCCGAGGTCGACGTGCGCCCCGAGGTCACCCTGCCCGACTTCTCCGAGATCGCCGTCGTGGTCGACCCGATCGAGGTCGGCGACGAGGACGTCGAGAAGTCGCTGGAGCAGCTGCGCGAGCGCTTCGCCTCCGTCAAGGACGTCGAGCGCGCCGCCGGCGAGAACGACATCGTGGTGATCGACCTGGAGGCCAAGGTCGACGGTGAGGTGCCGGAGGACGGCACCGCCACCGGCGTGAGCTACGAGATCGGCTCCGGCCGCCTGCTGGACGGCATCGACGAGGCCGTGGTCGGCCTGTCCGCCGGTGAGTCCAAGACCTTCACCACCACCCTCAAGGGCGGCACCCAGGTCGGCAAGGACTCCGAGGTCACCGTCACCGTGACCACCGTCCAGGAGAAGGAACTCCCGGCCCTGGACGACGAGTTCGCGCAGCTGGCGAGCGAGTTCGACACCCTCGAGGAGCTCCGCGCCGACTCCGTCAAGCGCCTTGAGCGGATGAAGGAGTTCGACCAGGCCACCCAGGCCCAGGAGAAGGTCCTCGACGAGCTGCTCTCGCGGGTCGAGATGGACTACCCGGAGAAGCTGCTCGCGGACGAGATCGGCACCCGCAAGCACAACCTGGAGCACCACCAGCTGGAGCCGATGGGCCTGACCCTCGACACCTACCTCGCCTCCCAGGACAAGTCCCGCGAGGACTACGAGAAGGAGACCGAGGAGCAGGCGAAGAAGGGCATCAAGACCCAGTTCGTGCTGGACCAGATCGTCAAGAACGAGGAGCTGGGCGTCAACCAGGAGGAGCTCACCGAGCACCTCGTCCGCCGCGCCGCCGGTTCCGGCCTCACCCCGGACCAGTTCGCCCAGCAGGTCGTCCAGGGCGGCCAGGTGCAGCTGCTGGTCGGCGAGGTCGCCCGCGGCAAGGCGCTGGCCCTGGTGGTCGAGGCCGCCAAGGTGACCGACACCAACGGCGAGACCGTCTCCTTCGAGGACGAGGAGGAGGAGACCACCGAGGCCGCCGAGTCCACCGAGGCCGCCGCGGAGGAGACCTCCGAGGAGTCCGCCGGGGCCTGA
- a CDS encoding ATP-dependent Clp protease proteolytic subunit has protein sequence MPGPMAPHAAGGDVGGGLGDQVYNRLLNERIIFLGQQVDDDIANKITAQLLLLAADPEKDIYLYINSPGGSISAGMAIYDTMQYIKNDVVTIAMGMAASMGQFLLTAGAKGKRFSLPNANILMHQPSAGLGGSATDIRIQAEQLLRTKKRMSELIAFHSGQSFEQITLDSDRDRWFTPEEAKAYGLIDEIMHSAADVPGGGGTGAGLAG, from the coding sequence ATGCCTGGCCCGATGGCACCGCACGCCGCCGGCGGCGACGTGGGTGGCGGCCTGGGCGACCAGGTCTACAACCGGCTGCTCAACGAGCGCATCATCTTCCTCGGCCAGCAGGTCGACGACGACATCGCCAACAAGATCACCGCCCAGCTGCTGCTGCTCGCGGCGGACCCCGAGAAGGACATCTACCTCTACATCAACTCCCCGGGTGGATCCATCTCGGCCGGCATGGCGATCTACGACACCATGCAGTACATCAAGAACGACGTGGTCACCATCGCGATGGGCATGGCGGCGTCGATGGGCCAGTTCCTGCTGACCGCGGGCGCCAAGGGCAAGCGCTTCTCGCTGCCGAACGCCAACATCCTGATGCACCAGCCCTCCGCGGGCCTCGGCGGCTCCGCCACCGACATCCGGATCCAGGCCGAGCAGCTGCTGCGCACCAAGAAGCGGATGTCGGAGCTGATCGCCTTCCACAGCGGCCAGTCCTTCGAGCAGATCACCCTGGACTCCGACCGCGACCGCTGGTTCACGCCGGAGGAGGCCAAGGCGTACGGCCTGATCGACGAGATCATGCACAGCGCCGCGGACGTCCCGGGCGGCGGCGGCACCGGCGCCGGCCTGGCCGGCTGA